In Pedobacter heparinus DSM 2366, the following are encoded in one genomic region:
- a CDS encoding NAD-dependent epimerase/dehydratase family protein: MKILVTGATGKVGSRFVPRLIAKGYDVTILVRDAAKTLPGAKVVVGDLYDANTLPPAVAGMDAVIHLAALFRTFTDNEGIVKTNHTGTVALAQAAMAAGVKRFIFVSTSNVYGSGYGHPAREDDSVNINDPRPYSSSKIAAEQALLKLDLDVRVLRLGFVYGDKDPHIEEIIPILKNWGRHSGSRMHMVHHLDVAQGLFLLLQQDNLNGEIFNIVDDAPITLYELADSVGKAAEIYDGNEGPLADPFEGIMDISKLRKIGFRPLVPSFYVARDLDIL, translated from the coding sequence ATGAAGATTTTAGTTACAGGAGCAACAGGAAAGGTTGGGAGCAGGTTTGTTCCCCGCCTTATAGCGAAAGGTTATGACGTTACGATATTGGTTAGGGATGCGGCCAAAACATTACCGGGAGCCAAAGTGGTGGTGGGCGATCTATATGACGCCAACACGCTGCCACCTGCGGTTGCAGGTATGGATGCGGTTATTCACTTAGCCGCCTTATTCCGTACCTTCACGGATAATGAAGGCATCGTTAAGACCAATCATACCGGCACGGTGGCTTTGGCACAGGCTGCGATGGCAGCAGGTGTTAAACGATTCATTTTTGTGAGCACCAGCAATGTATATGGTTCAGGATATGGCCATCCCGCCAGAGAAGACGATAGCGTCAATATCAATGATCCCAGGCCTTACTCTTCCAGCAAGATCGCAGCCGAACAAGCATTGCTGAAACTTGATCTTGATGTGCGCGTATTGCGTTTGGGTTTTGTCTATGGCGACAAGGATCCGCATATTGAAGAGATCATACCCATATTGAAAAACTGGGGACGCCACTCTGGTTCGAGAATGCACATGGTACATCACCTGGATGTAGCACAGGGCCTGTTTTTATTATTACAACAGGATAATCTCAACGGCGAAATATTTAACATCGTAGATGACGCGCCCATCACCTTATATGAGTTAGCTGATTCCGTTGGAAAAGCGGCCGAAATCTATGATGGTAACGAAGGGCCGCTGGCCGATCCATTCGAGGGAATCATGGATATTTCCAAACTTCGAAAAATTGGCTTCAGGCCTTTGGTACCCAGCTTTTATGTAGCCCGGGATCTGGATATTTTGTAA
- a CDS encoding helix-turn-helix domain-containing protein, translated as METGIPGLSWDELKLKGFKVHELSASVDVPVRTGRRDFYKMGLVYGDMTIDQDGRLVEVKGAFLIFVNPAVPHSIVRRINRISGYACIFTESFISSREMKDSPLFRVGDSPVIPLDSDEALFMQGIFHKMLTAYNGDYPHKGDLIKSCIALVIHEALRLQPSQQTTPLRNGTGRITHLFMDLLERQFPIERSNDPLRYRNPQAFAKVLAVHVNYLNRAVKEVTGKPTSTHIAARITAEAKALLKHTDWNVADIAYALGFEYPAYFNNYFKRVTGTTPNSFRKV; from the coding sequence ATGGAAACAGGAATCCCCGGATTGAGCTGGGACGAGTTGAAGCTCAAAGGTTTTAAGGTACATGAGCTATCGGCCTCGGTAGATGTGCCGGTCAGGACAGGCCGGCGCGACTTTTACAAAATGGGCCTGGTATATGGTGACATGACGATAGATCAGGATGGCCGGTTAGTTGAGGTTAAAGGTGCCTTCCTCATTTTTGTGAATCCAGCTGTACCTCATTCCATTGTTCGCCGCATCAATCGGATCAGCGGCTATGCCTGCATATTTACCGAAAGCTTTATCAGCAGCCGGGAAATGAAGGACTCACCACTATTCCGTGTGGGTGATAGCCCGGTAATTCCGCTTGATAGCGACGAGGCGCTATTTATGCAAGGAATCTTTCATAAAATGCTGACGGCCTATAATGGCGATTATCCTCATAAAGGGGATTTGATCAAGAGCTGCATCGCATTAGTGATTCACGAAGCGTTGCGGTTACAGCCATCGCAACAAACCACGCCTTTAAGAAATGGCACGGGCCGCATCACACACCTTTTTATGGACCTCTTGGAAAGGCAATTCCCGATCGAGCGCAGCAATGATCCGCTTAGGTATCGAAACCCACAGGCCTTTGCAAAAGTACTTGCTGTCCATGTTAACTATCTTAACCGCGCTGTAAAGGAGGTGACGGGTAAACCTACCTCAACACATATCGCAGCTCGCATCACAGCAGAAGCAAAAGCGCTCTTAAAGCATACCGACTGGAACGTTGCCGACATTGCTTATGCTTTAGGTTTTGAATACCCGGCTTATTTTAACAACTACTTTAAACGTGTTACCGGAACCACACCCAATTCTTTTAGGAAAGTTTGA
- a CDS encoding AAA domain-containing protein: MDILKWIKYWRDSLADAESINVDVSKIDAKYKTEAYNFEQATLPDQLFKELWPKNELEALKEGQVLDKEILISPLSLVPRLNHAIPKANEEEISPFWIPALLSSENELKPRQDMYPLIPRKILDPVSYRDIVFSNVDQVDEALAKVELSTDTWKVYHQSLNKIFNYITGTDIQDFKAQEFFEVKYQWVFIPDEVVKGTSHHILELYRSLIKQSSFPRLLKTIIKEARPVLNQQYTKDEVFNRSAGHLGQMNNGFGLSPSQRKSLAHNLDLKHGEILAVNGPPGTGKTTLIQSVIADNFVKSAMTGQNPLITVASSTNNQAITNIIDSFSKGNSGTLLEQRWLPDITSFALYMVSGDPEKIKKSKERNWMYHSSKKGDSVLTEIENEVYLQTARASFLEKLSTFSGIDFTDITTSQKYLQKQIKKSSELIAEGLKVWKQFKSVYHLLVDYDAAAYEGKDFSGVNDQFFEREISDVSKLITKLVEARQKEPFYFWLLSFLKPVKTQRKLYYESIFADCSFDTSTWDFSSFSTLQPNLIGKSEKIKKAFSHYKAFFKWLNSTEGLKNEYFYIDDYTEDDRFLDKLDTKIRYQNFLFAVHYWESRWIEETSSALQDDSNWKNTEAGTMNRLHRFAMLTPCFVSTFHMLPKMMQYTRYPSRQIDYLYDFIDLLIVDEAGQVSPEVGAPSFSLAKKALVVGDNYQIEPVWNIDGRTDEGNLLRNQLITKGDNNRIEQLMASGYMSSNGSLMKLAQKSCSFAYSKKDRGLLLTEHRRCLNQIIAFCNELVYNNQLEPLSSLRYEKSDFLPPMGFLKIAGQSDKSGTSRFNRAEAQGIIKWLKANESKIVEFIYSKELKESKSPEKVKRKALHDLVGIVTPFSAQKRFLTEAMHLNGLQPSLFQYGTVHSLQGAEKDIVIFSPVYTSDVKSGYFFDMGPNMLNVAVSRAKRSFIVAGDKDIFRLGNKNVPSSLLTKYIKDEIK; this comes from the coding sequence ATGGACATATTAAAATGGATTAAATACTGGCGTGATAGTTTGGCCGATGCTGAAAGCATCAATGTAGATGTTTCAAAAATAGATGCCAAATACAAAACTGAAGCTTATAACTTTGAGCAAGCAACGCTTCCTGATCAACTATTTAAAGAACTTTGGCCAAAAAATGAACTGGAAGCCCTTAAAGAAGGCCAGGTTCTGGATAAAGAAATACTCATCTCGCCATTGTCACTTGTTCCGCGGTTAAACCATGCCATTCCCAAAGCCAACGAAGAAGAAATATCACCTTTCTGGATACCTGCACTGCTGAGTTCTGAAAATGAACTGAAACCCAGGCAAGACATGTATCCCCTGATCCCAAGAAAGATATTAGACCCCGTTTCTTACAGGGATATTGTATTTTCAAATGTAGATCAGGTAGACGAGGCACTAGCCAAAGTAGAATTGAGCACCGATACCTGGAAAGTATACCATCAATCGCTCAATAAAATTTTCAATTATATTACCGGCACAGACATCCAGGATTTTAAAGCCCAGGAATTCTTTGAAGTAAAATACCAATGGGTTTTTATACCCGATGAAGTGGTTAAAGGCACATCACATCATATTCTTGAGCTGTACAGAAGCCTGATCAAACAATCCAGCTTTCCAAGGCTGTTGAAAACAATCATTAAAGAAGCACGCCCCGTTCTTAACCAGCAATACACAAAAGATGAAGTTTTTAACAGATCAGCAGGCCACCTGGGGCAAATGAACAATGGTTTTGGTTTATCACCATCGCAACGTAAAAGTCTGGCCCATAACCTTGATCTGAAACACGGTGAAATATTGGCTGTCAATGGCCCTCCCGGAACAGGAAAAACCACATTGATCCAATCTGTTATTGCCGATAATTTCGTTAAGTCTGCCATGACCGGGCAAAACCCGCTGATCACCGTGGCCAGTTCTACCAACAACCAGGCCATTACGAATATCATTGACAGCTTTTCCAAAGGCAATTCCGGAACTTTGCTTGAACAAAGATGGCTGCCAGATATCACTTCATTTGCTTTATATATGGTTTCCGGCGATCCCGAAAAGATTAAGAAATCGAAGGAGCGGAACTGGATGTACCATAGTTCTAAAAAAGGGGATAGCGTACTTACTGAAATTGAGAACGAAGTTTACCTGCAAACCGCCAGAGCCTCGTTCCTCGAAAAACTGTCAACTTTCAGCGGCATTGATTTTACCGACATTACCACTTCGCAGAAATACCTTCAAAAGCAGATTAAAAAATCATCTGAACTGATTGCAGAAGGACTTAAAGTCTGGAAACAGTTCAAATCGGTTTATCATTTGCTGGTTGATTATGATGCTGCAGCATACGAAGGGAAAGACTTTTCAGGAGTTAATGACCAGTTTTTTGAAAGGGAAATCTCGGATGTCAGCAAGCTGATCACAAAGCTTGTGGAAGCCAGGCAGAAAGAACCCTTTTATTTTTGGTTGCTGTCCTTTTTAAAACCAGTCAAAACACAACGCAAATTATATTATGAATCCATATTTGCAGATTGTTCTTTTGATACCTCAACCTGGGATTTTTCTTCCTTTAGTACGCTTCAACCCAATTTAATAGGTAAATCTGAAAAGATAAAAAAAGCTTTTTCACACTATAAAGCCTTCTTCAAATGGCTGAATTCAACAGAAGGACTTAAAAATGAATATTTTTATATAGACGATTATACCGAAGATGATCGCTTTCTGGATAAACTGGATACCAAAATCCGATACCAGAACTTCCTGTTTGCCGTACATTACTGGGAATCCAGGTGGATTGAAGAAACCTCATCGGCACTTCAGGATGATTCTAACTGGAAGAATACAGAAGCTGGTACAATGAACAGGTTACACCGTTTTGCCATGCTCACACCTTGCTTTGTATCCACATTTCACATGCTGCCCAAAATGATGCAGTATACCAGATATCCTTCCAGGCAGATTGACTACTTATACGATTTCATTGATCTGCTTATTGTAGATGAAGCAGGGCAGGTAAGTCCGGAAGTTGGTGCCCCATCCTTTAGCCTGGCCAAGAAAGCATTGGTAGTAGGAGATAACTATCAAATTGAACCGGTCTGGAATATTGACGGACGTACCGATGAAGGCAACCTGTTAAGAAACCAGTTGATAACAAAAGGAGATAACAACAGAATTGAGCAATTGATGGCTTCAGGCTATATGTCTTCAAACGGAAGTTTGATGAAACTTGCTCAAAAGAGCTGCAGTTTTGCCTACAGCAAAAAGGACCGGGGGCTGTTGCTTACAGAACACCGCCGTTGCCTCAACCAAATTATAGCGTTTTGCAATGAGCTGGTTTACAACAATCAGTTGGAGCCGCTTTCCAGCCTGAGGTACGAAAAATCTGACTTCCTGCCACCCATGGGCTTTTTAAAAATTGCAGGGCAATCCGATAAGTCTGGTACCAGCAGATTTAACCGGGCAGAGGCGCAAGGTATCATCAAATGGCTTAAAGCAAATGAAAGCAAAATCGTTGAATTCATTTACAGTAAAGAGCTGAAAGAAAGTAAAAGCCCTGAAAAAGTTAAACGTAAAGCCCTCCATGATCTGGTTGGAATCGTTACCCCTTTCAGCGCTCAGAAAAGGTTTTTAACAGAGGCCATGCATTTAAATGGCTTACAGCCTTCATTATTTCAATACGGTACTGTACATTCCTTACAAGGAGCCGAAAAGGATATTGTGATCTTTTCTCCGGTATATACCAGTGATGTAAAATCAGGTTATTTTTTTGATATGGGGCCCAATATGTTAAATGTAGCAGTATCCAGGGCCAAAAGAAGTTTTATTGTAGCCGGGGATAAGGACATATTTCGGCTTGGTAACAAAAACGTGCCATCCAGTTTGCTTACAAAATATATTAAAGATGAGATAAAGTAA
- a CDS encoding GIY-YIG nuclease family protein produces MDRGGCIYIMSNLARTTFYIGVTSDLYARIQEHKTKKYPNSFTAKYKLHFCIYYEMQPSIEEAIAREKEVKKWSRSKKIKLITTLNPKWNDLWEEIQQW; encoded by the coding sequence ATGGATAGAGGCGGCTGCATATACATCATGTCCAATCTTGCCAGAACAACATTTTATATCGGTGTCACTTCAGATTTATACGCCAGAATACAGGAGCACAAAACTAAAAAGTATCCCAATTCATTTACTGCAAAATATAAATTACATTTTTGCATTTACTATGAAATGCAGCCATCAATTGAAGAAGCAATAGCCAGAGAAAAAGAGGTCAAAAAATGGAGTAGAAGCAAGAAAATTAAACTGATAACTACATTGAACCCTAAATGGAATGACCTTTGGGAGGAGATACAGCAATGGTAA
- a CDS encoding Rpn family recombination-promoting nuclease/putative transposase, whose product MTEKNSRYIDPLTDYGFKRLFGNEPDKDIMIEFLNALFEGEKIVIDIRYSPTEHAGEDVKEKKVLFDLTCTGADGETFIIEMQRADQEFFRDRCVFYMSRLISAQLPRGTSNWDVPLKEVYLIGIMEFQFNNINSNYLHNIALMNRDTGKVFYKGMGYKFLELPNFDKKESDLVTELDKWFYLLKNLSHLDKIPDFLDKRVFQKIFKIAEMSKMTKEERELYDSDVKAKSDWNAGIRYAEKKAKEEGKLEEKLEIARNLKSKAIAFEIIAETTGLSIDEIEKL is encoded by the coding sequence ATGACAGAAAAGAATAGCCGTTACATTGATCCACTCACCGACTACGGATTTAAACGCTTGTTTGGAAACGAACCAGACAAAGACATTATGATCGAATTTTTAAATGCCCTGTTTGAAGGCGAAAAAATCGTCATCGACATCAGATACAGCCCCACCGAACATGCCGGAGAAGATGTCAAAGAAAAAAAGGTACTCTTCGATTTAACCTGTACCGGCGCCGACGGTGAGACTTTCATCATCGAGATGCAGCGGGCAGACCAGGAATTTTTCAGAGACAGGTGCGTGTTTTACATGTCACGGCTCATCAGCGCCCAGCTACCCAGGGGTACATCCAATTGGGATGTTCCGCTCAAAGAGGTTTACCTGATTGGTATTATGGAGTTCCAGTTTAACAACATCAACAGCAATTACCTGCACAACATTGCCCTCATGAACAGAGACACCGGTAAGGTTTTTTACAAAGGAATGGGCTATAAGTTTCTTGAATTACCTAACTTTGATAAAAAAGAAAGCGACTTGGTAACAGAGTTGGACAAATGGTTTTATTTGTTAAAGAACCTGAGCCATCTGGATAAAATTCCTGATTTTTTGGACAAAAGGGTGTTCCAGAAAATTTTTAAAATTGCGGAGATGAGTAAAATGACTAAAGAAGAACGTGAATTGTACGACTCAGATGTGAAAGCAAAATCTGATTGGAATGCGGGTATTCGTTACGCAGAAAAAAAGGCAAAGGAAGAAGGTAAGCTGGAAGAGAAATTGGAAATTGCACGCAATCTCAAGAGCAAAGCAATAGCTTTTGAAATAATAGCTGAAACGACTGGTCTTTCTATTGACGAAATAGAAAAATTATAA
- a CDS encoding GNAT family N-acetyltransferase codes for MEKGISDRIMVETDRIILREITINDAPAMFEMDADPEVHTYLGKSPIQTIDQAINQIKYIRQQYLDYGIGRWAIVDKSTDNFVGWGGLKFRTEEVNGHINFYEVGYRLLRRYWGQGFATASARASLTYAFNELQLDAVYAMANVENLASKNALLKSGLVITGQLSHEEIDCDWFEIKREDWRSSLQLF; via the coding sequence ATGGAAAAAGGGATCTCAGACAGGATTATGGTTGAAACTGACCGCATCATTTTAAGGGAGATTACTATAAACGATGCTCCGGCAATGTTTGAAATGGATGCGGACCCCGAAGTGCATACCTATTTAGGCAAGTCTCCTATTCAAACTATAGATCAGGCCATCAACCAGATTAAATACATCAGGCAACAATATCTTGATTATGGTATCGGCCGTTGGGCCATTGTTGACAAAAGCACAGATAATTTTGTTGGGTGGGGAGGTTTAAAGTTCAGGACTGAAGAAGTAAATGGCCATATTAACTTTTATGAGGTTGGATATCGGCTGCTTAGAAGGTATTGGGGGCAAGGCTTTGCTACAGCATCTGCCAGAGCAAGTTTAACTTATGCATTTAATGAATTGCAGCTTGATGCGGTATATGCCATGGCCAATGTAGAAAATCTGGCGTCAAAAAATGCTTTGTTAAAATCAGGCCTCGTCATTACCGGCCAGCTCAGTCATGAAGAAATTGATTGCGATTGGTTTGAAATTAAACGGGAAGACTGGCGAAGTTCCTTGCAATTGTTTTAG
- a CDS encoding gliding motility-associated C-terminal domain-containing protein, with product MAFSEIFVVISNADAGVGTLREALTKAASNGIAEKDYIHFNLSGNTEADRTITLATALPYISSNLVIDGTTQPGNSFGVSNAKVVLQPQNSSSPYNAFVLIDIDGFEIYGFYVRDFMGPILNGPTQSIYSISAVLYVENARNIQIGAPGKGNVFVNNGLILSTLYVSLKTGVGVPPMGVENLKVYSNFFGFEPDGKTFRGTPRGYLGGIDLAYCKGIIEIGGKEDSKRNIFGNGTHYISGKNTTPDKYFPTEFLIENNYFGYSVNGDPVLLPNFNGSTINAVHFSLSGYIGYTAYAPYSFKILNNKIQGSHSIMIEDVLGQIILQGNVIKREALPNNPSYKPFFWLFTKDIVKIGGLLPGEANSIENGQLMLDAVKSLLVQRNSLYCVDIRLGEEVYNGPVNLLPHIEITNVSAGSVSGTATPNSKIELFWDDDCEKCHPLTYFATVTADENGLWKFEGAIERGVIASATYNGFTSQFTITYNNQYAQILHSSCGEANGSIIGQRYKNAGGYEWRNEAEEIVGSDADISGLLPGKYVLSVLNGSCTQRFTFTILDGTPKFNTSSVYKINPSCGISNGAITNLSINYNGINYSVKWYDQEGKIRGTDYNLRNVEAGTYHAEVTYNNCTVKSPYYTLSNQTGPNIDQSAPDIKGSLCNSPTGSIKNLAVTGSGTLIYKWKNAAGQLVGSSSELLDVPAGSYTLEVKDGSACPALVSAPIMVPEINGVTVNTANKVIGKAACNTSNGSITGIIVAGATSYQWIDAGNTPVANTLNLTGMPAGKYRLVASNATCNKTSEELTIELVQTTKDYATTKVSTSATCALNNGKIEAIFTKDQPAACFWKNNAGVVVGHSRILENQGPGTYDLYAIDDLGCEHLLQQYSIGNISGATINRNLEQITNDQCGLGRGRIKAPGLTGGQLPYFYQWKDKDGHVIGSNAVLDGLKAGDYQLTIGDALDCSRQIIPYSIENESSTLPVPVVNDVKICSSGNALIQVQQAQNGTYVLYNANGTLIAQNITGAFNVEIKESQHFSIVLRQGTCESLAASAKITIENDGIGVFANAFSPNGDGHNDEWLIPGMQSYPEATIAIYNRYGHKVFESTGYKTPFNGRWNGAELPVGTYYYIIDLKRGCGLQKGSLSIIR from the coding sequence GTGGCTTTTTCAGAAATTTTTGTGGTAATTAGCAACGCTGATGCGGGAGTAGGCACTTTAAGAGAGGCATTAACAAAAGCGGCCTCAAATGGCATAGCAGAAAAGGATTATATTCATTTTAACTTATCTGGAAATACTGAAGCTGACAGGACAATAACATTGGCAACGGCGTTGCCCTATATCTCTTCAAATCTTGTAATAGACGGGACAACGCAACCTGGCAACAGTTTTGGAGTAAGTAATGCAAAAGTTGTTTTACAACCACAAAATAGTTCATCACCATATAATGCATTTGTACTAATAGATATTGACGGGTTTGAAATCTATGGATTTTATGTACGAGACTTTATGGGACCCATTTTAAACGGGCCAACCCAGAGCATCTATTCAATATCTGCAGTACTATACGTAGAAAATGCCAGAAACATTCAAATTGGTGCACCAGGAAAAGGAAATGTATTCGTCAACAATGGGTTAATTTTATCGACACTTTATGTTTCCTTAAAAACAGGAGTTGGGGTGCCACCGATGGGGGTAGAAAACCTTAAGGTTTATTCAAATTTCTTTGGGTTTGAACCTGACGGGAAAACATTCCGCGGAACCCCAAGGGGATATCTAGGGGGGATTGACCTGGCCTATTGTAAGGGAATTATCGAAATTGGTGGCAAAGAAGACAGTAAGCGCAATATATTCGGAAACGGAACCCATTATATTAGTGGTAAAAACACCACACCTGACAAATACTTTCCGACCGAATTTCTCATTGAAAACAATTACTTTGGGTATTCAGTAAATGGCGATCCCGTACTTTTACCAAATTTTAATGGTAGTACGATTAATGCAGTTCATTTTAGTTTGAGCGGTTATATTGGTTACACTGCCTATGCTCCTTATTCATTTAAAATCCTGAATAATAAAATTCAGGGCTCTCATAGTATTATGATTGAGGATGTCCTTGGGCAAATAATCTTGCAAGGAAATGTAATCAAGCGCGAGGCATTACCAAACAACCCTTCTTATAAACCCTTTTTTTGGTTGTTCACAAAGGATATAGTAAAAATAGGAGGGCTGCTTCCTGGTGAAGCAAATAGCATTGAAAACGGTCAACTCATGTTGGATGCCGTCAAGTCTCTCCTTGTTCAACGAAACAGTCTTTATTGTGTAGATATTCGCTTAGGTGAAGAGGTTTATAATGGTCCTGTTAACTTACTTCCCCATATAGAAATTACCAATGTATCCGCTGGTTCAGTATCAGGAACCGCTACTCCGAATTCAAAGATAGAGCTGTTCTGGGATGATGATTGTGAGAAATGTCACCCATTAACTTATTTTGCCACAGTAACAGCAGATGAAAATGGATTGTGGAAATTTGAAGGTGCTATTGAACGTGGAGTAATTGCATCAGCTACATATAACGGTTTTACTTCCCAGTTTACAATTACTTATAATAACCAATACGCACAGATTCTGCATAGTTCTTGTGGTGAAGCGAACGGCTCTATTATTGGCCAGCGTTACAAAAATGCAGGAGGTTATGAATGGCGTAATGAAGCTGAGGAAATAGTAGGTTCTGATGCAGATATTTCAGGGCTTTTGCCCGGTAAATATGTGCTTTCGGTGTTAAACGGTAGCTGTACACAACGATTTACCTTTACCATTTTAGATGGAACTCCAAAATTTAATACCTCATCAGTTTATAAGATAAATCCTTCATGCGGCATCAGTAACGGTGCTATAACAAATCTTTCCATTAATTATAATGGAATAAATTATTCCGTAAAATGGTATGATCAGGAAGGGAAAATCAGAGGGACAGACTATAATTTAAGGAATGTGGAGGCTGGTACCTATCATGCTGAGGTAACTTATAACAATTGTACTGTAAAATCCCCATATTATACCTTATCCAACCAAACAGGACCTAATATCGATCAATCCGCACCAGATATTAAGGGCAGTTTATGTAATAGCCCTACAGGATCTATTAAAAACCTGGCAGTTACAGGATCAGGAACATTAATTTATAAATGGAAAAATGCCGCAGGTCAACTTGTAGGTAGTTCATCCGAACTCTTAGATGTACCAGCAGGATCGTATACCCTCGAAGTAAAGGATGGCAGTGCCTGCCCGGCATTGGTATCGGCGCCTATAATGGTTCCCGAAATCAATGGCGTTACCGTCAATACGGCAAATAAGGTTATTGGAAAAGCTGCCTGCAACACCAGCAATGGCAGCATTACGGGAATCATTGTTGCCGGCGCTACCAGCTATCAGTGGATTGATGCAGGTAATACCCCGGTGGCCAATACACTGAATTTGACCGGTATGCCTGCGGGTAAATACCGTTTGGTGGCATCAAATGCTACTTGCAATAAAACCAGCGAAGAATTGACGATAGAGCTGGTACAGACTACTAAGGATTACGCTACTACAAAAGTCAGTACATCTGCTACCTGTGCGTTAAACAATGGAAAAATTGAAGCCATATTTACAAAGGACCAGCCTGCCGCATGTTTCTGGAAAAATAATGCCGGTGTTGTTGTAGGGCATTCCAGGATACTGGAGAACCAGGGGCCGGGCACTTACGACCTTTATGCGATAGACGACTTGGGCTGCGAACATCTATTGCAGCAATACAGCATTGGAAATATTTCGGGGGCAACAATTAACAGGAACCTGGAACAGATAACTAACGACCAATGCGGATTGGGAAGAGGCCGGATCAAGGCCCCTGGATTAACTGGCGGGCAACTCCCTTATTTTTACCAGTGGAAGGATAAAGATGGGCATGTGATCGGTTCAAATGCTGTACTTGACGGACTTAAAGCCGGAGATTATCAGCTTACCATAGGTGATGCGCTGGACTGCAGCCGGCAGATCATCCCTTATAGCATTGAAAATGAAAGCAGCACATTGCCTGTTCCGGTGGTAAACGATGTAAAGATCTGCTCATCGGGCAATGCATTGATCCAGGTGCAGCAGGCCCAAAACGGAACCTATGTACTGTACAATGCCAATGGAACGTTAATCGCCCAAAATATTACGGGTGCATTTAATGTAGAGATAAAGGAAAGCCAGCACTTTAGCATTGTGTTGCGCCAGGGAACCTGTGAAAGCCTGGCCGCAAGTGCTAAAATTACCATAGAAAACGATGGAATTGGTGTATTTGCCAATGCCTTTTCGCCAAATGGTGATGGCCATAACGATGAGTGGCTGATCCCGGGGATGCAGAGCTATCCGGAGGCTACCATAGCCATCTATAACAGATACGGACATAAGGTATTTGAATCTACAGGATATAAAACCCCATTTAATGGTCGATGGAACGGTGCAGAATTGCCAGTAGGTACTTATTATTACATTATTGATCTCAAAAGAGGCTGTGGTTTACAAAAGGGGAGTTTATCCATTATACGGTAG
- a CDS encoding RNA polymerase sigma-70 factor, whose translation MGAYSTYTDQELTALLKSGDSHALTEIHSRYYAVLYAHAYKRFPYREEVLDILQELFTYMWDHRMQLVFTTTLPGYLYAAVRNRVLNLHRSQKVRGEYAVSLQEFSEQGESITDNLIREKELLQMVEQEIAKLPTQMRIIFDLSRNEALSHNEIAKKLNLSPQTVRTQVRNALRILRVKLGANIFLIFL comes from the coding sequence ATGGGTGCTTACAGTACTTATACTGATCAGGAACTGACGGCTTTGTTAAAAAGTGGGGACAGCCATGCGCTTACTGAAATTCATAGCAGGTATTATGCGGTATTGTATGCCCATGCTTACAAACGGTTTCCATATCGTGAGGAAGTGCTGGATATTTTGCAGGAGCTTTTTACTTATATGTGGGATCACAGAATGCAATTGGTTTTTACTACAACATTGCCGGGTTATTTATATGCTGCTGTTCGTAATCGTGTGCTTAATTTGCATAGGAGCCAAAAAGTGCGGGGAGAATATGCGGTTTCTTTACAGGAGTTTTCTGAGCAGGGTGAAAGCATTACCGATAACCTGATACGGGAGAAAGAACTTTTACAAATGGTAGAACAGGAGATTGCAAAACTGCCCACCCAAATGCGGATCATTTTTGACCTTAGCCGTAACGAGGCCCTTAGCCATAATGAGATTGCAAAAAAACTCAATTTAAGCCCTCAAACCGTGCGTACGCAGGTACGTAATGCCTTACGTATTTTAAGGGTAAAACTTGGTGCTAACATATTTTTAATCTTTTTGTAA